The following DNA comes from Natronogracilivirga saccharolytica.
GGCTCAGGAAAATCGTTCCTGGCATCGGCCCTGGGGCATCAGGCTTGTCAGCTCAGCTACAAAGTAGCCTACTTCAACATGCATAAACTTTCACATCAATTGCTGCTGGCACGCACCGATGGAACCATTCTGAAGATGCTGGATAAAATCGCACGAACGCAGCTTTTGATTATAGATGACTTCGGCCTGCAACCCCTGGAGGCTCAGCAGCGTCTGGATTTGCTCGAGATTATTGAAGATCGCCATCGCAGTATGTCAACGATCATTGCCAGTCAAGTGCCTGTAGCCAGCTGGTATGATGTCATTGGCGGACAAACCATTGCCGATGCCATTCTGGACCGGTTAATACACACTTCGCACCGAATTGAATTAAAAGGTGAAAGCATGAGAAAAAAACTGTAATTTTGTCATTGCCTTGAGCTAATCACTGCCATGCCCATGGGGGTCACTTTGCTCCGGAATGGGGGGTCAGCTTGTCCGGAATAACCAGGCGTTTTACGGACAAAGCATCAATGCCGTCAAAACCCAGATCTGGACGGCTGTTTGTACTTATATGATCTTGATAATCATCCATAAAACATATGATTTTAACGTCAATTTACGCACGATGATGCAAGTGCTCAGTGTCTCGTTATTGGAGCGT
Coding sequences within:
- the istB gene encoding IS21-like element helper ATPase IstB; protein product: MNTSDIEHAMSELRLHGMHQSWQSLLETRSYQELSLLDGLKLLLDAEKLERDQRRVQRLRKAARFRYQANLEELHYKASRGLDRNTIAVLADGQYIAKGESVLISGPTGSGKSFLASALGHQACQLSYKVAYFNMHKLSHQLLLARTDGTILKMLDKIARTQLLIIDDFGLQPLEAQQRLDLLEIIEDRHRSMSTIIASQVPVASWYDVIGGQTIADAILDRLIHTSHRIELKGESMRKKL